Proteins encoded by one window of Porphyromonas vaginalis:
- the yihA gene encoding ribosome biogenesis GTP-binding protein YihA/YsxC — protein MLIHSATFVQSSPSVKSCPQSTLPEYAFIGRSNVGKSSLINMLTGHKGLAMTSQKPGKTQLINHFLINESWHLVDLPGYGYARRSLEQREQFRKLITQYVSKREALVNLFVLVDIRHEPQRIDLEFINEMGEKGIPFSIVFTKADKIGKQVQRDAVEAYRSRLLEDWEELPPLFVTSASTGMGRDELLDYIDQLNRMIAEQGS, from the coding sequence ATGTTAATACACTCCGCCACCTTCGTACAGAGCAGTCCTTCAGTAAAGTCCTGTCCCCAAAGCACACTACCCGAGTACGCCTTCATCGGGCGCTCCAACGTGGGCAAGTCCTCGCTCATCAATATGCTCACAGGGCACAAAGGGCTAGCGATGACCTCTCAAAAGCCTGGTAAGACGCAGCTCATCAACCACTTCCTCATCAATGAGTCGTGGCATCTCGTGGACCTGCCTGGCTACGGCTATGCACGCAGGAGCCTCGAGCAGCGGGAGCAGTTTCGCAAGCTGATCACCCAGTATGTCTCTAAGCGCGAGGCCTTGGTCAATCTCTTCGTCCTCGTGGACATACGCCATGAGCCGCAGCGCATCGACCTAGAGTTTATCAACGAGATGGGCGAAAAAGGCATCCCCTTCAGTATCGTCTTCACCAAAGCAGACAAGATCGGCAAGCAGGTACAGCGGGATGCTGTAGAGGCTTACCGATCTCGTCTACTAGAAGATTGGGAGGAGCTGCCGCCTCTCTTCGTGACCAGTGCGTCGACTGGCATGGGGCGTGACGAACTCCTAGATTATATTGATCAGCTCAACCGTATGATAGCTGAGCAGGGGAGCTAA
- a CDS encoding HD domain-containing protein: MIDPIQIIERYYPTDTLGYRILLTHSQQVAELALEVVRQHPELSCDERFVYEGAMLHDIGIYLTDAPTIGCYGTEPYLRHGYLGGQLLRELGLERHAQVAERHTGTGLDSETILARGLDLPTDRLYMPQSIEERVICYADKFYSKTQLEHQKPLEKVRASLAKFGAESLARFDEMHEQFQVPSTLV, from the coding sequence ATGATTGACCCCATACAGATCATCGAGCGTTACTACCCTACCGACACGCTCGGCTACCGCATCCTGCTGACCCACAGCCAGCAGGTTGCCGAGCTGGCACTTGAGGTTGTACGTCAGCACCCCGAGCTATCGTGCGACGAGCGATTTGTCTACGAGGGAGCCATGCTCCACGACATCGGCATCTATCTCACCGACGCCCCCACGATCGGTTGCTACGGCACCGAGCCTTACCTACGGCACGGCTACCTTGGTGGCCAGCTACTACGTGAGCTAGGTCTGGAGCGTCATGCGCAGGTTGCCGAGCGCCACACCGGCACAGGACTAGATAGCGAGACCATCCTCGCTCGGGGGCTAGATCTCCCGACCGACCGCCTCTATATGCCCCAGAGCATCGAGGAGCGGGTCATCTGCTATGCCGACAAGTTTTACTCCAAGACCCAGCTAGAGCATCAGAAGCCCCTAGAGAAGGTTCGCGCCTCGCTCGCCAAGTTTGGCGCCGAATCCTTAGCCCGCTTCGATGAGATGCACGAGCAGTTTCAGGTGCCCAGTACATTAGTCTAA
- a CDS encoding MG2 domain-containing protein translates to MAQQPATSSQALYKELQELQKKRLPTQTLSCAERLATQALREGNLYYTIEALEAHKTALRRLDYNRLLEQFPLLHTTWQGRDKLSVRDQRFLALYIANQYISRSYSQRLRSEGLSLTTQEQDSVTPRYWSDADYLKAIDPLMEIACAPSAELYKVIPRQEAKQLPDALYADRLPKEGNYTLISHLLKALPIYQLQRLEQKIGRTPTWSDRIGALITEDQLQQADEGARLYALYQAVTLEETTRGATLSTVAEQLEGFLQQSQQMHLETMKIYKRLFHYYYANGSDPLRAYHFITPYLEWLDKQGKYPEFCKGIRRQLFTPHLNIFFPNFILADHLGFVELQMSNVERLELKLFALTPQDAIKAERNTIPKQAKLVWSHTHQGKQGLEAMVLQSDSIELPSLPTGHYRLQVVSHRTAEAQQLEDEEQTDTTTYDCTVSDLWTLDLGNGTTQLLNALTGQAQTAPIQLWSYGDKRSGWHSNYKPTLDKIGERTPDKLGIFATPRQAKRERAEAFLVESADHRLLLPLCNDWYGYRGEESSFQLPKPVSTALLQTDRSIYQLGDAIELYAVAYRKGYDPKQATVLPKLDLTIELHTPQDDMIDSITAQTDQWGRLHATLQLPKEAMTGDYTIEVSCDSDLDDFADNMTTIHVAEYKRPSFKGALRLPEVAMKLGDTITVCGSAITYSGYPLAGASVAYSVTGSYRNWLFDEVFPDQLLTSGTLQVNEQDGSFEFPITLSDLRTEAMRQNPQPWSLHTYHIAVTITAPSGETQRLERSIWIGSTPVSMEYEGAETFFKDGTKTFTIRVTNEDNTPIATTLELRLTSLADTTSSWSVEVPANEEQHLPAEWLRLPSGSYRLTYIYHDKTGETLEEEEEIVLCDERDKHLSIQRVLWAASPSEEYPRGGAPTIYYASNESMQSIYYVINTVDQPAIYGQLPALPAQQVGRWQPTLPKSVDPKGQIRIELYCVCDGRYTSQSFEYRYTADQPTLQLSWIEMPDKLLAGETHTWQARLTYSDGTPARRIPVMAWMYDAALESLRSHSTDRLAQYIPLYPQAFRLNPCFRFGLEDYSSMVYGARATFPPIMALTKSASLEGEVMGLANDEVLVEDMSENRLDEVVVTGFAAPILRKDFSQTAFFLADLYTDDEGVVTFTGKMPEALSSYRLALFGYDSRLTDCAATTDIKSYRQLMVETLQPRFLMQGDQAYLTGSIRNLTEEPLRGTLRLVLYDALAADSTATPLADGTRELALTVPASGVTPYAIALPALPDLSALRVQVYFVSDSLSDGEEYVIPVQPATVRTVESIPFAWDKQASYSYPLSALLGQASDPSASLHLQLWSNPRYFALQQLPILFNNEERDAINTVLRIYTLTRTQQLLRQPEIAQWVQAQSQATEGANKLTSNRETTLLPLDETPWRATERWLDGAQEQLWTLFKAPNKRTATKDIAQLRNLQTSSGDWSWYPDMPSSSYLTPLILDYLAAVSELEANEEITSMLSRGWQAYDRSTTKQMQEMKKKLAKSKRKPTLPAWGAEWLYLSYRWRDAKALQKNQTTKALIDYLTPLLVKEAQQLPLYALPQAAYTLYKLGNVSQARQLAEILHDHLSYEAAQGAFFANTLVGGYFWRDRSMSLQRETIELFELLGIYPDMVQQMRRWAMEYLRTNLRASNLTQLELLLTLLEDNAGETATHDQVTISIPLADGTTKRIETDSYCGLQYKPSQLDRTGSIVITHSDPQAILWGGILSVGEKPLSEVSERQGELMIESKTYVREEINGQLQERPIQSGEKLTVGTILITKLRITTRRDLDFVTIRDMRPACCEPLEQLSHYEWQGGLGYYVEARHYAQIYHINSLLRGSYEISYEQSVVRPGIYQRGITQAQCAYATEYSAQTAMPTPYIVIAND, encoded by the coding sequence ATGGCACAGCAACCAGCTACCTCTAGCCAGGCTCTCTACAAGGAGCTACAGGAATTACAGAAGAAGCGTCTGCCGACGCAGACGCTCTCCTGCGCTGAGCGACTCGCCACTCAGGCTCTCCGTGAGGGCAATCTCTACTACACCATCGAGGCTCTAGAGGCGCACAAGACGGCTCTTCGCAGACTAGACTACAATCGTCTGCTAGAGCAGTTTCCCCTACTCCACACCACATGGCAAGGACGAGATAAGCTGTCGGTGCGGGATCAGCGCTTCCTCGCTCTATACATAGCGAATCAGTATATCAGTCGGAGCTACAGTCAGCGCCTGAGGTCAGAGGGACTAAGCCTCACGACCCAAGAGCAAGACAGTGTCACGCCTCGCTACTGGAGCGATGCGGACTATCTGAAAGCTATTGATCCATTGATGGAGATAGCTTGCGCTCCCAGTGCTGAGCTCTACAAGGTGATACCACGACAAGAGGCGAAGCAGCTACCCGATGCGCTTTACGCTGATCGCCTTCCCAAAGAGGGTAACTATACACTCATAAGCCACCTGCTGAAGGCGCTACCTATCTATCAGTTGCAGAGACTAGAGCAAAAGATCGGACGCACACCCACTTGGTCGGATCGGATCGGTGCGCTCATAACGGAAGATCAACTCCAGCAAGCAGACGAGGGGGCTAGACTCTATGCCCTTTACCAAGCGGTGACACTCGAGGAGACAACCCGTGGCGCAACTCTCAGTACCGTAGCGGAGCAATTAGAAGGCTTCCTCCAGCAGAGTCAGCAGATGCACCTTGAGACGATGAAGATATACAAGCGACTCTTCCACTACTACTATGCCAACGGCTCTGACCCTCTGCGTGCCTACCACTTCATCACGCCTTACCTAGAGTGGCTAGACAAGCAGGGCAAGTACCCTGAGTTCTGTAAGGGGATCCGCCGACAACTCTTTACCCCACATCTAAATATCTTCTTCCCTAACTTTATTTTAGCTGACCATCTAGGGTTTGTAGAGCTTCAAATGAGCAATGTGGAGCGACTAGAGCTAAAGCTCTTTGCGCTTACGCCACAAGACGCCATCAAGGCTGAAAGAAACACAATTCCCAAGCAAGCCAAGCTCGTCTGGAGTCACACACATCAGGGGAAGCAAGGTCTAGAGGCGATGGTGCTACAAAGCGACTCGATAGAGCTTCCCTCCTTGCCCACGGGACACTATCGCCTGCAAGTAGTCTCTCATCGCACGGCTGAAGCGCAACAACTAGAGGACGAGGAGCAGACAGACACAACTACTTACGACTGCACCGTAAGCGACCTATGGACGCTGGATCTAGGCAACGGAACAACTCAACTGCTGAATGCTCTCACAGGACAGGCCCAGACGGCGCCCATACAGCTGTGGAGCTATGGAGACAAGCGCTCAGGGTGGCACTCGAACTATAAGCCTACACTGGACAAGATTGGCGAGCGAACACCCGACAAGCTCGGCATCTTTGCAACGCCTAGGCAGGCGAAGCGGGAGCGTGCTGAAGCTTTTCTAGTGGAGAGTGCAGACCATCGGTTGCTCTTGCCATTATGTAACGATTGGTATGGCTACCGTGGTGAGGAGAGTTCGTTTCAGCTACCCAAGCCTGTCAGCACGGCACTCCTACAGACCGATAGAAGTATCTACCAGCTGGGTGATGCGATAGAGCTTTACGCTGTCGCTTACCGCAAGGGTTACGACCCGAAGCAAGCGACGGTGCTGCCCAAGCTTGACCTGACCATCGAGCTACACACGCCACAAGACGATATGATCGACTCGATTACGGCTCAGACAGATCAGTGGGGTCGTCTCCATGCGACCCTCCAGCTACCCAAAGAGGCGATGACGGGCGACTACACCATCGAGGTCTCTTGTGATAGCGATCTAGATGATTTCGCTGACAATATGACAACCATTCACGTAGCAGAGTATAAGCGTCCGAGCTTTAAGGGTGCCTTGAGGCTACCCGAGGTGGCGATGAAGCTGGGAGACACGATTACCGTTTGTGGATCTGCGATAACTTACAGTGGCTATCCGCTCGCAGGGGCATCTGTAGCCTACAGCGTGACGGGGAGCTATAGGAACTGGTTGTTTGATGAGGTTTTTCCCGATCAGCTACTCACCTCTGGCACGCTTCAGGTCAATGAGCAGGATGGGAGCTTTGAGTTCCCGATTACCCTCTCAGACTTACGCACCGAGGCTATGCGTCAGAACCCGCAGCCTTGGAGCCTACACACCTACCATATAGCGGTAACCATCACGGCGCCTAGTGGCGAGACGCAGCGACTAGAGCGATCTATTTGGATCGGCTCGACACCTGTATCTATGGAGTACGAGGGGGCGGAGACTTTCTTCAAGGATGGAACAAAGACTTTTACCATCCGTGTAACCAACGAAGACAATACGCCCATAGCCACAACGCTAGAGCTACGACTCACCTCGCTCGCTGACACGACAAGCTCTTGGTCGGTAGAGGTGCCCGCCAACGAAGAGCAGCACCTGCCCGCTGAGTGGCTTCGACTACCTTCGGGCTCTTACCGCTTGACTTACATTTATCACGATAAAACAGGCGAAACGCTAGAGGAAGAGGAGGAGATAGTCCTCTGTGATGAGCGAGACAAGCATCTATCGATACAGAGGGTGCTGTGGGCGGCTTCGCCCTCGGAGGAATATCCACGAGGTGGCGCGCCTACAATATACTATGCCAGCAACGAGAGCATGCAGTCGATCTACTACGTCATCAATACGGTAGACCAGCCCGCTATCTACGGACAGCTCCCCGCGCTCCCCGCTCAGCAGGTAGGACGCTGGCAGCCGACGCTCCCCAAGAGTGTCGACCCCAAGGGGCAGATCCGCATAGAACTCTACTGTGTATGCGACGGACGCTACACCTCTCAGAGCTTTGAGTATCGCTATACGGCTGACCAGCCGACCCTGCAGCTCTCGTGGATCGAGATGCCCGACAAGCTCCTCGCTGGCGAGACACACACGTGGCAAGCTCGCCTCACCTACAGCGATGGCACGCCGGCTCGTCGCATCCCCGTCATGGCGTGGATGTATGACGCTGCCTTGGAGAGTCTGCGCTCGCACAGCACTGATCGCTTGGCTCAGTACATACCGCTCTACCCGCAGGCTTTCCGTCTAAACCCCTGCTTCCGATTTGGCCTAGAGGATTACTCGTCAATGGTTTATGGTGCCAGAGCAACTTTTCCTCCGATAATGGCTCTTACTAAGAGCGCCTCCCTAGAGGGTGAAGTGATGGGGCTAGCTAATGATGAAGTCTTAGTGGAAGATATGAGCGAAAACAGACTAGACGAGGTGGTGGTCACTGGCTTCGCCGCGCCTATTTTGCGGAAGGACTTCTCTCAGACCGCCTTCTTCCTAGCGGACCTCTACACCGACGACGAGGGCGTTGTCACCTTTACGGGCAAGATGCCCGAAGCACTCTCCAGCTATCGCCTAGCACTCTTTGGCTACGACAGCCGACTGACGGACTGCGCCGCAACGACCGACATCAAGAGCTACCGCCAGCTGATGGTCGAGACGTTGCAGCCACGCTTCCTCATGCAGGGAGACCAAGCTTACTTGACGGGGTCGATACGTAACCTCACCGAGGAGCCGCTCCGTGGCACCCTCCGACTAGTCCTCTACGATGCTCTGGCGGCGGACAGCACGGCGACACCGCTTGCCGACGGCACACGGGAGCTAGCTCTCACCGTTCCCGCCAGTGGCGTGACGCCCTACGCCATCGCCCTACCCGCTCTGCCTGATCTCTCGGCACTGCGGGTGCAGGTCTACTTCGTCAGCGACTCACTCAGCGATGGCGAGGAGTACGTCATCCCCGTACAGCCAGCGACGGTACGCACCGTCGAGAGTATCCCCTTCGCGTGGGACAAGCAGGCGAGCTACTCTTACCCGCTCAGCGCGTTGCTCGGGCAGGCAAGCGATCCGTCAGCTTCGCTACACCTACAGCTCTGGAGCAATCCACGTTACTTCGCCTTGCAGCAACTGCCGATCCTCTTTAACAATGAGGAGCGAGACGCTATCAATACGGTCCTCCGCATCTACACTTTGACCCGCACGCAGCAACTGCTACGCCAGCCAGAGATAGCTCAGTGGGTTCAGGCACAATCTCAGGCGACTGAGGGCGCCAACAAGTTGACCAGCAACCGTGAGACCACACTCCTACCGCTAGACGAGACTCCTTGGCGTGCTACCGAGCGATGGCTAGACGGTGCACAGGAACAGCTCTGGACACTCTTCAAGGCACCCAATAAGCGCACCGCTACTAAGGACATAGCACAGCTGCGCAATCTACAGACCAGTTCAGGAGACTGGTCGTGGTACCCCGACATGCCTAGCTCCTCTTACCTCACGCCGCTCATCCTCGACTACCTCGCAGCGGTCAGTGAGCTAGAGGCAAACGAAGAGATAACCTCTATGCTTTCCCGTGGATGGCAGGCTTACGACCGCTCCACGACCAAGCAGATGCAAGAGATGAAGAAAAAGCTAGCCAAGAGCAAGCGGAAACCTACCCTCCCCGCATGGGGTGCCGAGTGGCTCTACCTCTCCTACCGCTGGCGTGACGCTAAGGCTCTGCAAAAAAACCAGACCACGAAGGCACTCATCGACTACCTCACGCCACTCCTCGTCAAAGAGGCGCAGCAGCTCCCCCTCTACGCCCTGCCGCAAGCAGCCTACACGCTCTACAAGCTGGGCAACGTGTCGCAAGCACGACAGCTCGCCGAGATCCTGCACGACCATCTATCCTACGAAGCGGCTCAGGGAGCTTTCTTTGCCAACACCCTCGTTGGCGGTTACTTCTGGCGAGACCGCTCGATGTCGCTACAGCGAGAGACTATCGAGCTCTTCGAGCTGTTGGGTATCTACCCCGACATGGTACAGCAGATGCGTCGCTGGGCGATGGAGTACCTACGCACCAATCTGCGCGCCTCCAACCTCACGCAGCTAGAGCTACTGCTCACGCTCCTAGAGGACAACGCTGGGGAAACAGCTACGCACGACCAGGTGACCATCTCCATACCTCTTGCCGATGGCACGACCAAGCGCATCGAGACCGACTCCTACTGCGGACTACAGTACAAGCCTAGCCAGCTAGACCGCACGGGTAGCATCGTCATCACGCACAGCGACCCGCAAGCTATCCTCTGGGGTGGCATCCTAAGCGTTGGCGAGAAGCCACTTAGCGAAGTGTCCGAGCGACAAGGCGAACTGATGATCGAGAGCAAGACTTACGTTCGCGAAGAGATCAACGGTCAACTGCAAGAGCGTCCCATCCAGTCTGGCGAAAAGCTCACCGTCGGGACGATCCTCATCACGAAGCTTCGCATCACCACACGTCGTGACCTAGACTTCGTCACCATACGAGATATGCGTCCCGCATGTTGCGAGCCACTAGAGCAGCTCAGTCACTACGAGTGGCAGGGTGGCCTAGGCTACTATGTCGAGGCACGCCACTATGCGCAGATATACCATATTAATAGTCTACTCCGTGGCTCCTACGAGATCAGCTACGAGCAGAGCGTGGTACGCCCAGGCATCTACCAGCGTGGTATCACGCAGGCTCAGTGCGCTTACGCCACCGAGTACTCCGCACAGACCGCTATGCCAACCCCTTACATCGTAATCGCAAATGATTGA
- a CDS encoding TonB-dependent receptor, with translation MQYSKLPIRAMSALLATLCSLSMAVAAPAALTAERTLPIVSTHADAHITGHVVDAMTKKHIAGATIIIQQYNVSVTTDASGHYSFRNQKPGKLTLTMLADGYLTQVKEVTLKNGETLEVNFEAVLDDTQLEEVVITANRQRTLRRYAPTLVSVIDSKSFQLNNAVNLAGGLSFKPGIRVENDCQNCGFNQVRINGLDGRYSQILIDSRPVFSALAGVYGLEQLPANMIDRVEVVRGGGSALYGSSAIAGVVNVITKEPTTNSFSLSENFSLIGGKKPDNTIAFNGTVLSPDRQMGAMIFGQHRTRTGWDANGDGFSEIGQLESRALGTQLFFRLNPYNKITAEIHSIQEKRRGGDHFERPEHVVAVAESVGHSILSGNIRYDAHSADYKHNFQLYASGQRIVRNSYYGGIDEENVADDKHATPKEAYGDNYGLTHGNVAMGGAQYTYKTDRLFFMPGNILVGAEYLYDHLNDEMPILKYQKLPDGTSRAPGLDQRIHNLSQIAQIEWTNKVFTLLLGGRLDEHSAIRTDKGAIKPVFTPRATVRYNPFTWMNLRASYAQGFRAPQTFDEDLHVGVVSGEAQKVVNVKGLKPEYSHSFNLSNDMYFSHGAMQANLLLEGFFTRLKGAFNTRPIEEREGFTLFERYNASDASVYGANIEGKVAYKHFTVQAGFTIAKSLWDKPESTGVERSLIKGENEKEPSDINTLENNGPEKAAGFLTDGDGNFVSTELKSRNLMRTPMTYGYLTLTYNPVSTLNLTATCNYTGSMLAPHVIEYGAESAVLDRDLVAAGKREAGAADASESAPKWGRIEKTPSFFDLGARISYDFDIFTSSSLQLFLGANNLLNSFQKDFDLGGGRDSGYIYGPMQPRTVYMGMTIKF, from the coding sequence ATGCAGTACAGTAAACTACCAATCAGGGCGATGAGCGCACTCCTTGCGACTCTCTGCTCGCTCTCTATGGCGGTGGCCGCGCCTGCAGCTCTCACAGCTGAGCGCACACTGCCTATCGTATCTACTCATGCCGATGCGCACATCACGGGTCACGTGGTGGATGCTATGACAAAAAAGCACATCGCTGGTGCTACCATCATCATCCAGCAATACAATGTCTCGGTCACGACCGACGCTTCGGGACACTACTCCTTCCGCAATCAGAAGCCTGGCAAGCTAACCCTGACGATGCTAGCTGATGGCTACCTGACGCAGGTCAAAGAGGTCACACTCAAGAATGGGGAGACACTAGAGGTCAACTTTGAGGCGGTCCTCGATGATACACAGCTTGAGGAGGTGGTCATCACGGCCAACCGTCAGCGCACGCTACGTCGCTACGCTCCTACACTAGTTTCAGTGATCGACAGCAAGAGCTTCCAGCTCAACAATGCGGTCAACCTCGCTGGTGGTCTCTCCTTCAAGCCTGGTATCCGTGTCGAGAACGACTGCCAGAACTGCGGTTTCAACCAGGTGCGTATCAACGGTCTCGATGGTCGCTACTCGCAGATCTTGATCGATAGTCGTCCTGTCTTCTCCGCACTCGCTGGTGTATACGGTCTAGAGCAGCTCCCCGCTAATATGATCGACCGCGTAGAGGTCGTCCGTGGCGGTGGCTCTGCCCTCTACGGCTCATCAGCTATCGCTGGTGTGGTCAACGTGATCACCAAGGAGCCTACGACCAATAGCTTCTCACTGAGCGAAAACTTCTCGCTCATCGGTGGTAAGAAGCCAGACAATACGATTGCTTTCAACGGTACCGTCCTCAGCCCTGACCGTCAGATGGGTGCTATGATCTTCGGACAGCATCGTACGCGTACGGGTTGGGATGCCAATGGCGATGGCTTCTCTGAGATAGGACAGCTAGAGAGCCGTGCACTCGGTACGCAGCTCTTCTTCCGCCTCAATCCTTACAACAAGATCACCGCTGAGATTCACTCCATTCAGGAGAAGCGTCGTGGTGGTGACCACTTCGAGCGTCCAGAGCATGTGGTCGCTGTCGCTGAGAGTGTCGGTCACTCAATCCTGAGCGGTAATATACGCTATGATGCTCACTCGGCAGACTACAAGCACAACTTCCAGCTCTATGCCTCTGGTCAGCGTATCGTACGCAACAGCTACTATGGCGGTATCGATGAGGAGAATGTAGCTGACGACAAGCACGCTACACCTAAGGAAGCTTACGGTGACAACTACGGTCTGACCCACGGCAATGTAGCTATGGGCGGTGCTCAGTACACCTACAAGACGGATCGCCTCTTCTTCATGCCGGGCAACATCCTCGTCGGTGCTGAGTATCTCTACGACCACCTCAACGATGAGATGCCTATTCTCAAGTATCAGAAGCTCCCTGACGGCACCTCTCGCGCTCCTGGTCTAGATCAGCGCATCCACAACCTAAGCCAGATCGCTCAGATCGAGTGGACGAACAAGGTCTTCACCCTCCTCCTCGGTGGTCGTCTTGACGAGCACTCAGCAATTAGAACTGACAAGGGTGCTATCAAGCCTGTCTTCACCCCTCGTGCTACGGTACGCTACAATCCATTTACCTGGATGAACCTCCGTGCTTCCTACGCACAGGGCTTCCGCGCTCCTCAGACCTTCGACGAGGATCTACACGTCGGTGTCGTATCGGGTGAGGCACAGAAGGTTGTCAACGTAAAGGGCCTCAAGCCTGAGTACAGCCACAGCTTCAACCTGAGCAACGATATGTACTTCTCTCACGGAGCTATGCAGGCTAACCTCCTCCTTGAGGGCTTCTTCACACGTCTCAAGGGCGCGTTCAACACACGTCCGATAGAGGAGCGTGAGGGCTTTACGCTCTTCGAGCGCTACAACGCTTCGGACGCTTCTGTCTATGGTGCCAACATCGAGGGTAAGGTTGCCTACAAGCACTTTACCGTACAGGCTGGCTTTACCATTGCCAAGAGCCTCTGGGACAAGCCTGAGAGTACGGGCGTAGAGCGTTCGCTCATCAAGGGTGAAAACGAGAAGGAGCCTAGCGACATCAATACGCTTGAGAACAATGGCCCTGAGAAGGCTGCTGGCTTCCTTACCGATGGCGACGGCAACTTCGTCAGCACAGAGCTTAAGAGCCGCAACCTCATGAGGACGCCTATGACTTACGGCTACCTGACGCTAACCTACAACCCTGTCTCTACGCTCAACCTTACCGCTACGTGCAACTATACGGGCTCTATGCTAGCTCCTCACGTGATCGAGTACGGTGCTGAGAGCGCTGTCCTAGATCGTGACCTCGTTGCTGCGGGTAAGCGTGAGGCTGGTGCTGCGGATGCTAGCGAGTCTGCACCTAAGTGGGGACGTATCGAGAAGACTCCTTCGTTCTTCGACCTAGGGGCTCGTATCTCTTACGACTTCGACATCTTCACCTCGTCATCTCTGCAGCTCTTCCTCGGAGCTAACAACCTACTCAACTCATTCCAGAAGGACTTTGACCTAGGTGGCGGACGTGATAGTGGTTACATCTACGGACCTATGCAGCCTCGCACGGTCTATATGGGTATGACGATCAAGTTCTAA
- the hemH gene encoding ferrochelatase — MTQQIILLTNTGSPRTANEEDVRSYLREFLTDGDIISVPYLMRQILVRGIIVPRRTHFSSGRYRRLLALSSGVMPLTAEMQRLAELVAQLTQLPTLYTPRYAQTSRAEWGERIAQLVGTDDVEVLLLPLFPHYTRSNAGSAITYFSDLPKPTGGEYKTTVLTPWGTDAHYIQQLAELIQRHVDTSDSTYHYIASYHSIPEAHQKYDQTHGWNYHAQCVATLQSVVSMLGVPEERVHLTFHSAMGHGRWLEPTLVSVLQELAAQGVRRAVLFSPSFVADCLETKLDLELEARELFLAAGGEELIYVPCLSTHPDSGALIASLVERVQRQR, encoded by the coding sequence TTGACACAGCAGATCATACTACTGACCAATACGGGCTCTCCACGGACCGCCAACGAGGAGGACGTGCGAAGCTACCTGCGGGAGTTTCTCACCGATGGGGACATCATTTCCGTACCCTATCTGATGCGACAGATACTGGTGCGGGGTATCATCGTGCCACGTCGTACGCACTTCTCTTCAGGACGGTATCGTCGGCTCTTAGCCCTCTCTAGTGGCGTCATGCCTCTGACTGCTGAGATGCAGCGACTCGCAGAGCTGGTCGCTCAGCTGACGCAGCTCCCGACGCTCTACACACCACGCTATGCCCAGACAAGCCGTGCTGAGTGGGGCGAGCGTATCGCCCAGCTTGTCGGTACGGACGATGTGGAGGTGCTATTGCTCCCGCTTTTTCCTCACTACACACGAAGCAATGCGGGTAGTGCTATCACCTATTTCTCGGACCTACCCAAGCCTACTGGTGGGGAGTACAAGACGACTGTGCTGACTCCGTGGGGTACCGACGCGCACTATATCCAGCAATTGGCCGAGCTGATCCAACGGCATGTAGATACGAGCGACAGTACCTACCACTACATCGCCTCCTATCATAGTATCCCCGAGGCGCATCAGAAGTACGACCAGACACACGGCTGGAACTACCATGCGCAGTGTGTCGCTACGCTACAATCGGTGGTCAGCATGCTAGGCGTACCTGAGGAGCGTGTCCATCTCACCTTTCACTCCGCTATGGGACATGGGCGCTGGCTAGAGCCGACACTCGTCAGCGTACTGCAAGAACTCGCCGCGCAGGGTGTTCGCCGCGCCGTACTCTTTAGCCCTAGCTTTGTCGCAGATTGCTTGGAGACGAAGCTCGATCTAGAGCTAGAGGCTCGTGAGCTATTCCTCGCAGCAGGTGGAGAAGAGCTTATCTACGTACCCTGTCTCTCCACACACCCTGATAGTGGTGCACTCATTGCTAGCTTAGTCGAGCGGGTACAGCGGCAACGCTAG